A portion of the Streptomyces platensis genome contains these proteins:
- a CDS encoding GntR family transcriptional regulator, with amino-acid sequence MPFGEQPAYLRVAGDLRQKIVDGVLPPHTRLPSQARIREEYGVSDTVALEARKVLMAEGLVEGRSGSGTYVREQPVPRRIARVGFHSVGGCTPFRQEQTDERVRGTWESSSEQETAGPVVAARLRIPHGAKVMRTRYVFRAEGEPSMLSTSWEPLEVTGRTPVMLPEEGPLAGRGVVERMAAIDVVVDNVVEEVGARPSLAEEAMTLGGVPGHAVLVVSRTYFAGGRPVETADVVTLADRYRVAYHLPVK; translated from the coding sequence GTGCCTTTCGGTGAGCAGCCCGCGTACCTCCGCGTCGCCGGCGACCTGCGCCAGAAGATCGTCGATGGGGTGCTGCCGCCGCACACCCGTCTTCCCTCCCAGGCGCGCATCCGCGAGGAGTACGGCGTCTCGGACACCGTCGCCCTGGAGGCGCGCAAGGTCCTGATGGCCGAGGGGCTGGTCGAGGGCCGCTCGGGATCGGGGACCTATGTGCGCGAACAGCCCGTCCCGCGCCGTATCGCCCGCGTCGGCTTCCATTCGGTAGGTGGCTGTACGCCCTTCCGGCAGGAGCAGACGGACGAGCGGGTGCGCGGCACCTGGGAGTCCAGCAGCGAGCAGGAGACGGCCGGTCCGGTGGTCGCGGCCCGGCTGCGCATCCCGCACGGGGCCAAGGTGATGCGCACGCGCTATGTCTTCCGGGCGGAGGGGGAGCCGTCGATGCTCTCGACCTCGTGGGAACCCCTGGAGGTGACCGGGCGGACGCCGGTGATGCTGCCGGAGGAGGGGCCGCTGGCGGGCCGTGGGGTGGTCGAACGGATGGCGGCCATCGACGTGGTGGTGGACAACGTCGTCGAGGAGGTCGGTGCGCGGCCGTCGCTGGCGGAGGAGGCGATGACGCTGGGCGGGGTGCCGGGGCATGCGGTGCTGGTCGTCTCGCGGACGTATTTCGCAGGCGGCCGGCCGGTCGAGACGGCCGATGTGGTCACCCTCGCGGACCGCTATCGGGTCGCCTATCACTTGCCTGTGAAGTAG
- a CDS encoding APC family permease translates to MSTTKTPSAEQGAHSNYRRSLGTIALTATGLGSIIGSGWLFGAERAAAIAGPAAILAWIIGAVVALTIALTYTELGSMFPKAGGMVRYGQYSHGSLAGYLAAWANWIAIVSVIPGEATASVQYMSSWDFGWAQALYDGKELTGTGVGLASVLLIFYFFLNWFAISLFAKTNTAITVFKVVVPALTASALMLAHFDTSNIVHHGGFTPNGWSSVFTAVAVSGIVWAYNGFQSPLNLAAEARNPGKSLPKAVIWSIVIALVIYVALQVAFLMAVPGDKLTAGGGWAGLGFNSPLADLAIAWGLNWLALLLYADAFVSPSGTGMIYAATTSRMIHGVQENGHLPGIFGKVDKKTGVPRPALLLNLVIAFLFLAVFRGWGSLAEIVSVATVISYITGPVAVMSLRRVSPDLKRPVKLKAMPVIAPIAMIFGSLVLYWGRWPLTGKVILIMAVGLPVWAWYEIGKPLTQGRKPWAALRPHLKAGAWMVAYLLVMASVSYMGGKEFGGKGYLPEGWDIVLVALIGLAFYYWGVRSSWRNPTLIQAEAEIQAAEEAEAAEETEGVKASVRA, encoded by the coding sequence GTGAGCACGACGAAGACCCCGAGTGCGGAGCAGGGCGCGCACTCGAACTACCGTCGGTCCCTCGGGACCATCGCCCTGACCGCCACTGGTCTCGGGTCCATCATCGGTTCCGGCTGGCTCTTCGGAGCCGAGCGGGCCGCCGCCATCGCCGGCCCTGCCGCGATCCTCGCCTGGATCATCGGAGCGGTGGTCGCTCTGACGATCGCCCTCACCTACACCGAGCTCGGCTCGATGTTCCCCAAGGCCGGCGGCATGGTCCGCTACGGCCAGTACTCCCACGGCTCGCTCGCCGGCTACCTCGCGGCCTGGGCCAACTGGATCGCGATCGTCTCGGTCATCCCGGGTGAGGCCACCGCCTCCGTCCAGTACATGAGTTCCTGGGACTTCGGCTGGGCACAGGCGCTGTACGACGGCAAGGAGCTGACCGGCACCGGTGTCGGGCTCGCCAGCGTGCTGCTGATCTTCTACTTCTTCCTCAACTGGTTCGCGATCTCGCTGTTCGCGAAGACCAACACCGCGATCACGGTCTTCAAGGTCGTCGTCCCGGCGCTGACCGCGAGCGCGCTGATGCTGGCGCACTTCGACACCAGCAACATCGTTCACCACGGCGGCTTCACGCCCAACGGCTGGAGCTCGGTCTTCACCGCCGTCGCCGTCTCCGGCATCGTCTGGGCCTACAACGGCTTCCAGTCCCCGCTGAACCTCGCCGCCGAGGCCCGTAACCCCGGCAAGTCGCTGCCCAAGGCCGTCATCTGGTCGATCGTGATCGCGCTGGTCATCTATGTCGCGCTCCAGGTCGCGTTCCTGATGGCGGTGCCCGGCGACAAGCTGACCGCCGGCGGCGGCTGGGCCGGTCTCGGCTTCAACTCGCCGCTCGCCGACCTCGCCATTGCCTGGGGCCTGAACTGGCTGGCGCTGCTGCTGTACGCGGACGCCTTTGTCTCCCCGTCCGGCACCGGCATGATCTACGCGGCCACCACCTCGCGCATGATCCACGGTGTGCAGGAGAACGGTCATCTGCCGGGCATCTTCGGCAAGGTGGACAAGAAGACCGGTGTGCCGCGCCCCGCGCTGCTGCTCAACCTCGTGATCGCCTTCCTGTTCCTCGCCGTCTTCCGCGGCTGGGGATCGCTCGCCGAGATCGTCTCGGTGGCCACGGTCATCTCGTACATCACCGGCCCGGTCGCGGTGATGTCGCTGCGCCGCGTCTCGCCGGACCTCAAGCGTCCGGTGAAGCTGAAGGCGATGCCGGTCATCGCGCCGATCGCGATGATCTTCGGCTCGCTGGTCCTCTACTGGGGCCGCTGGCCGCTCACCGGCAAGGTCATCCTGATCATGGCCGTCGGACTCCCGGTCTGGGCCTGGTACGAGATCGGCAAGCCGCTGACCCAGGGCCGCAAGCCGTGGGCCGCGCTGCGCCCGCACCTCAAGGCCGGTGCCTGGATGGTGGCGTATCTGCTGGTCATGGCCTCCGTCTCGTACATGGGCGGCAAGGAGTTCGGCGGTAAGGGCTATCTGCCCGAGGGCTGGGACATCGTCCTGGTCGCCCTGATCGGACTGGCCTTCTACTACTGGGGTGTGCGCAGCTCCTGGCGCAACCCGACGCTGATCCAGGCCGAGGCCGAGATCCAGGCGGCGGAAGAGGCCGAAGCGGCCGAGGAGACCGAAGGGGTCAAGGCCTCCGTCAGGGCCTGA
- a CDS encoding SPOR domain-containing protein, with protein sequence MTEGGAVLPWLVIRQDEGGNRYRVGRYATRAEAERVADRLETRGRQQLYVVEKADRAAT encoded by the coding sequence ATGACTGAGGGTGGAGCCGTGCTCCCCTGGCTCGTCATCCGCCAGGACGAAGGGGGCAACCGCTATCGCGTGGGGCGGTATGCCACCCGGGCGGAGGCGGAGCGGGTGGCCGACCGGCTCGAGACGCGCGGCCGCCAGCAGCTCTACGTGGTCGAGAAGGCCGACCGCGCGGCGACCTGA
- a CDS encoding (deoxy)nucleoside triphosphate pyrophosphohydrolase: MTTVRVVVGGAVCERGRLLAARRSAPPALAGRWELPGGKVEDGETPQQALERELREELGVEAAALERIPGEWILRPGYVLQVWTARLLSGEPRPLQDHDELRWLLPGEENQVDWLDQDRPAVAEAMRRLAAPAGATGVRR, from the coding sequence ATGACGACCGTGCGCGTAGTGGTGGGTGGAGCGGTGTGCGAGCGCGGGCGGCTGCTGGCCGCACGGCGCAGTGCACCGCCCGCGCTGGCCGGCCGCTGGGAGCTGCCCGGCGGCAAGGTGGAGGACGGCGAGACACCTCAGCAGGCGCTGGAGCGTGAGCTGCGCGAGGAGCTGGGTGTCGAGGCCGCGGCCCTGGAGCGGATTCCGGGCGAGTGGATACTGCGCCCCGGCTATGTCCTTCAGGTGTGGACGGCCCGGCTGCTGTCCGGGGAGCCGCGGCCGCTCCAGGACCATGACGAGCTGCGCTGGCTGCTGCCCGGCGAGGAGAACCAGGTCGACTGGCTGGACCAGGACCGCCCGGCGGTCGCCGAGGCGATGCGCCGACTGGCGGCCCCGGCCGGGGCGACCGGCGTACGGCGGTAA
- a CDS encoding ATP-binding protein, which yields MIGVSDSAAAGVPEPGSGSARRRSKAAGSATAEWSFPADPGAVRTARTAVRRVMDDWGLNGAADMAVLLVSELVTNSLRHASGPIGVRMVLLSSDGLLVEVSDPLPDPPLERDAAPDDEGGRGLQLVACSSRRWGTRRGKSGKTVWFELSVAG from the coding sequence GTGATCGGCGTGAGCGACAGCGCAGCGGCAGGGGTCCCTGAGCCCGGCTCCGGCAGCGCTCGCAGGCGCAGCAAGGCCGCCGGTTCCGCCACCGCTGAATGGAGCTTTCCGGCCGACCCCGGTGCGGTGCGCACCGCCCGCACGGCCGTCCGGCGGGTCATGGACGACTGGGGCCTGAACGGCGCCGCCGATATGGCCGTACTACTCGTCAGCGAGCTCGTCACCAACTCCCTGCGCCATGCCAGCGGGCCGATCGGGGTCCGTATGGTGCTGCTCAGCTCCGACGGGCTGCTCGTCGAGGTCTCCGATCCGCTGCCCGACCCGCCGCTGGAGCGCGACGCCGCTCCCGACGACGAGGGAGGCCGTGGATTGCAGCTGGTCGCATGCAGTTCGCGACGGTGGGGGACCCGGCGCGGAAAGAGCGGTAAGACAGTGTGGTTCGAGCTGTCGGTGGCTGGTTAG
- a CDS encoding succinate dehydrogenase/fumarate reductase iron-sulfur subunit, with translation MSQAQTEQQSGTYQAHFRVWRGDADAGELADFTVEVHEGEVVLDIVHRLQATQAPDLAVRWNCKAGKCGSCSAEINGRPRLMCMTRMSVFERTETLTITPLRAFPVVRDLVTDVSFNYAKAREIPSFVPPPELAPGEYRMQQEDVGRSQEFRKCIECFLCQDTCHVVRDHEENKAAFAGPRFLMRIAELDMHPLDAAPESGLDRKATAQDEHGLGYCNITKCCTEVCPENIKITDNALIPLKERAADRKYDPLVWLGNKIRRRTE, from the coding sequence GTGAGCCAGGCGCAGACAGAGCAGCAGTCCGGGACCTACCAGGCGCACTTCCGGGTGTGGCGGGGCGACGCGGACGCCGGGGAGCTGGCGGATTTCACCGTCGAGGTGCACGAGGGCGAGGTGGTGCTGGACATCGTGCACCGTCTCCAGGCGACCCAGGCGCCCGATCTCGCGGTGCGCTGGAACTGCAAGGCGGGCAAGTGCGGTTCGTGCAGCGCGGAGATCAACGGGCGGCCGCGGCTGATGTGTATGACCCGGATGTCGGTCTTCGAGCGTACGGAGACCCTCACGATCACCCCGCTGCGGGCCTTCCCGGTCGTCCGTGACCTGGTCACCGATGTGTCCTTCAACTACGCCAAGGCCCGGGAGATCCCGTCGTTCGTGCCGCCTCCGGAGCTGGCGCCCGGCGAGTACCGCATGCAGCAGGAGGACGTCGGCCGCTCGCAGGAGTTCCGTAAGTGCATCGAGTGCTTCCTGTGCCAGGACACCTGCCATGTGGTGCGGGACCACGAGGAGAACAAGGCGGCGTTCGCCGGTCCGCGCTTCCTGATGCGCATCGCCGAGCTCGATATGCATCCGCTGGACGCGGCGCCGGAGTCGGGGCTCGACCGCAAGGCCACCGCGCAGGACGAGCACGGGCTGGGCTACTGCAACATCACCAAGTGCTGTACCGAGGTCTGCCCCGAGAACATCAAGATCACCGACAATGCGCTGATCCCGCTGAAGGAGCGCGCCGCGGACCGCAAGTACGACCCGCTGGTGTGGCTCGGGAACAAGATCCGGCGCCGTACCGAATGA
- a CDS encoding fumarate reductase/succinate dehydrogenase flavoprotein subunit — protein sequence MAHVDRQAWDVVVVGAGGAGLRAAIEAREAGMRTAVICKSLFGKAHTVMAEGGIAASMGNANEHDNWQVHFRDTMRGGKFLNQWRMAELHAREAPDRVWELETWGALFDRTADGRISQRNFGGHEYPRLAHVGDRTGLELIRTLQQKIVSLQQEDEKEFGAHDARLKVFQECTVTRVLTESNSGSAAGSGRVSGAFCYERESGRFFVLEAPAVVLATGGIGKSFKVTSNSWEYTGDGHALALLAGAPLINMEFVQFHPTGMVWPPSVKGILVTESVRGDGGVLRNSEGKRFMFDYIPDVFKEKYAETEDEGDRWYEDPEHNRRPPELLPRDEVARAINAEVKAGRGSPHGGVYLDVSTRMPAEVIKRRLPSMHHQFKELADVDITAEPMEVGPTCHYVMGGVDVDPDTAAATGVPGLFAAGEVAGGMHGSNRLGGNSLSDLLVFGRRAGLHAAEYAASLADRPVPDPLQIDTAEAEALRPFSAEDTGDGTDAGRVPAENPYTLHQELQQAMNDLVGIIRKESEMFEALKRLADLRVRARRAGVEGHRQYNPGWHLSLDLRNMLLVSECVARAALEREESRGGHTRDDHPAMDRLWRQINLVCELADPQGDSRAADPALGQIRLSRRENPPIRRDLLELFEKDELAKYLTDEELSR from the coding sequence ATGGCGCATGTGGACCGGCAGGCATGGGACGTGGTCGTGGTGGGCGCCGGCGGCGCCGGACTGCGGGCCGCGATCGAGGCCCGCGAAGCCGGTATGCGGACGGCCGTGATCTGCAAGTCCCTGTTCGGCAAGGCCCATACGGTGATGGCCGAGGGCGGTATCGCGGCCAGCATGGGCAACGCCAACGAGCATGACAACTGGCAGGTCCACTTCCGGGACACCATGCGCGGCGGCAAGTTCCTCAACCAGTGGCGGATGGCCGAGCTGCACGCCCGGGAGGCGCCCGACCGGGTGTGGGAGCTGGAGACCTGGGGCGCGCTCTTCGACCGCACCGCCGACGGCCGGATCTCCCAGCGCAACTTCGGCGGCCACGAGTACCCGCGCCTGGCGCATGTCGGCGACCGTACGGGCCTGGAGCTGATCCGCACCCTCCAGCAGAAGATCGTCTCGCTCCAGCAGGAGGACGAGAAGGAATTCGGCGCGCACGACGCCCGGTTGAAGGTCTTCCAGGAGTGCACGGTCACCCGCGTCCTCACAGAGTCGAACAGCGGCTCCGCCGCGGGGTCCGGCCGGGTGTCCGGCGCCTTCTGCTACGAGCGGGAGTCCGGCCGCTTCTTCGTGCTGGAGGCCCCGGCGGTGGTGCTGGCCACCGGCGGTATCGGCAAGTCCTTCAAGGTGACCTCGAACTCCTGGGAGTACACCGGCGACGGCCACGCACTGGCGCTGCTGGCCGGGGCGCCGCTGATCAACATGGAGTTCGTGCAGTTCCACCCCACCGGCATGGTCTGGCCGCCGTCGGTGAAGGGCATCCTCGTCACCGAGTCCGTCCGCGGCGACGGCGGGGTGCTGCGCAACAGCGAGGGCAAGCGCTTCATGTTCGACTACATCCCGGACGTCTTCAAGGAGAAGTACGCGGAGACCGAGGACGAGGGCGACCGCTGGTACGAGGACCCCGAGCACAACCGCCGCCCGCCCGAGCTGCTGCCCCGCGACGAGGTGGCGCGGGCCATCAACGCCGAGGTCAAGGCGGGCCGCGGCTCCCCGCACGGCGGCGTCTATCTGGATGTCTCCACCCGGATGCCGGCCGAGGTGATCAAACGCCGGCTGCCCTCGATGCACCACCAGTTCAAGGAGCTGGCGGATGTGGACATCACCGCCGAACCGATGGAGGTCGGCCCGACCTGTCACTACGTGATGGGCGGTGTGGACGTCGATCCGGACACCGCGGCGGCGACCGGGGTGCCGGGACTGTTCGCGGCCGGTGAGGTGGCCGGCGGGATGCACGGATCCAACCGGCTGGGCGGCAATTCGCTGTCCGATCTGCTGGTCTTCGGCCGCCGGGCCGGGCTGCACGCGGCCGAGTACGCGGCGTCGCTGGCCGACCGGCCGGTGCCCGATCCGCTCCAGATCGACACGGCGGAGGCGGAGGCGCTGCGCCCGTTCAGCGCCGAGGACACCGGGGACGGCACGGACGCCGGCCGGGTCCCGGCGGAGAACCCGTACACCCTGCACCAGGAGCTCCAGCAGGCGATGAACGACCTGGTCGGCATCATCCGCAAGGAGAGCGAGATGTTCGAGGCGCTCAAGCGGCTGGCCGATCTGCGGGTACGGGCCCGGCGGGCCGGCGTCGAGGGGCACCGGCAGTACAACCCGGGCTGGCATCTGTCGCTCGATCTGCGGAACATGCTGCTGGTCAGCGAGTGTGTGGCCCGGGCGGCGCTGGAGCGCGAGGAGAGCCGGGGCGGGCACACCCGCGATGACCATCCGGCGATGGACCGGCTCTGGCGCCAGATCAACCTGGTCTGTGAACTCGCCGATCCGCAGGGCGATTCCCGGGCCGCCGACCCGGCGCTGGGCCAGATCCGGCTGTCCCGCCGGGAGAACCCGCCGATCCGCCGCGATCTGCTGGAACTGTTCGAGAAGGACGAGCTGGCGAAGTATCTGACCGACGAGGAGCTGAGCCGGTGA
- a CDS encoding ABC transporter substrate-binding protein, producing the protein MTDHDHLAGRRAVCRRRRCAALIAAGVLLPLPVLTGCSEDDREASVAASQDIAPAPRGDLKNGGTLRWAVDAMPGTLNAFQSDADATTARIAGAVLPSMFTIDASGRPQRNADFLDAADISTRDPKQVVTYKINPKARWSDGTAITAADFVAQWTALRGKNNAYWTARNAGYDRIGKVQQGANAHEVKVTFARPYADWRSLFTPLYPKSVMGSANAFNDGAREQLKVGAGPFLVQTRDTKEGRVILARNPRWWGEPAKLKRIVLQSLPGDKRAAALAEGSVDVAAVDQIAAKRVASARRPAGSGSPADGHAGPQGDGARSGARTGAEAAAAENTALRGYTIRKALEPAYTQLALNGSSGPLADDRVRRAVARALDRQALADTVLKPLDLPSKPLGSHLLMAGQYGYADHSAALGDQDSGAAKALLADAGWKSDGAGHQQAGENPGAPAPDGRAYEDGDGRPDDGYAEDGYRDDSAEDGPDGSDDRNPARADHGRAGAPGRGDRPAAAEAPLSFTGAVGSEVQQSALLRQSASFYKQAAASEKADADGDTESSAYAKYKRYKKRAAEALGAAERVETGQSGPLPGSGGHPGARHAAVERAADAAAAPQPADGKTSRIAAVKKNGKPLTLRFVLPDGAGSEQLRTVGRRIASMLGKIGVQTSLQRVSDASYFQDHIASGDYDLALYSWPGTAYPATDARPIYAKPQPAPDGSLTVEQNYTRVGTDHIDQLFDQAASELDEGASHTLMAQADARIWAAAGSIPLYQRPELVATKKSLANVGAFGFATPRFQDIGYRK; encoded by the coding sequence ATGACTGACCACGATCACCTTGCAGGCCGCCGCGCGGTGTGCCGCAGACGCCGCTGTGCCGCGCTCATCGCGGCGGGGGTGCTGCTCCCGCTGCCGGTCCTGACCGGATGCAGCGAAGACGACCGGGAGGCGTCCGTCGCGGCGTCCCAGGACATCGCCCCGGCACCCCGCGGCGACCTGAAGAACGGCGGCACCCTGCGCTGGGCCGTCGACGCGATGCCCGGCACCCTCAACGCCTTCCAGTCCGACGCCGACGCGACCACCGCGCGGATCGCCGGTGCGGTGCTGCCCAGCATGTTCACCATCGACGCGAGCGGCAGACCGCAGCGCAACGCCGACTTCCTCGACGCCGCGGACATCAGCACCCGCGACCCCAAGCAGGTCGTCACCTACAAGATCAACCCCAAGGCGCGGTGGAGCGACGGTACGGCGATCACCGCCGCCGACTTCGTCGCCCAGTGGACCGCGCTGCGCGGCAAGAACAACGCCTACTGGACCGCCCGGAACGCCGGCTACGACCGGATCGGCAAGGTCCAGCAGGGCGCGAACGCCCATGAGGTCAAGGTCACCTTCGCCCGCCCCTACGCCGACTGGCGGTCCCTGTTCACGCCGCTCTACCCCAAGAGCGTGATGGGCAGCGCCAACGCCTTCAACGACGGCGCCCGGGAGCAGCTCAAGGTCGGCGCCGGCCCGTTCCTCGTCCAGACGCGGGACACCAAGGAGGGGCGCGTCATCCTCGCCCGCAACCCGAGGTGGTGGGGCGAGCCCGCCAAGCTCAAGCGGATCGTGTTGCAGTCCCTGCCCGGCGACAAGCGGGCGGCGGCGCTGGCCGAGGGAAGCGTCGATGTCGCCGCGGTCGACCAGATCGCCGCGAAGCGGGTCGCCTCCGCCCGGCGTCCGGCCGGCTCCGGCTCGCCCGCCGACGGCCACGCGGGCCCGCAGGGCGACGGAGCCCGGTCCGGTGCCCGTACCGGCGCCGAGGCCGCCGCGGCGGAGAACACCGCCCTGCGCGGCTACACCATCCGCAAGGCGCTGGAGCCCGCCTACACCCAGCTCGCCCTCAACGGCAGCAGCGGGCCGCTGGCCGACGACCGGGTGCGCCGGGCGGTGGCCCGTGCCCTGGACCGGCAGGCGCTCGCGGACACCGTCCTCAAGCCGCTCGACCTGCCGTCCAAGCCGCTCGGCAGCCATCTGCTGATGGCCGGGCAGTACGGCTACGCGGACCACAGCGCCGCGCTCGGCGACCAGGACTCCGGGGCGGCCAAGGCGCTGCTCGCGGACGCCGGCTGGAAGAGCGACGGCGCCGGCCACCAGCAGGCCGGCGAGAACCCCGGCGCACCGGCGCCCGACGGCCGCGCCTACGAGGACGGCGACGGGCGGCCGGACGACGGGTACGCCGAGGACGGGTACCGGGACGACTCCGCGGAGGACGGGCCGGACGGCTCCGACGACCGCAACCCGGCCCGCGCCGACCACGGCCGCGCCGGTGCGCCCGGCCGGGGCGACCGGCCCGCGGCCGCCGAGGCCCCGCTGTCCTTCACCGGCGCGGTCGGCTCCGAGGTCCAGCAGTCCGCGCTGCTGCGGCAGAGCGCCTCGTTCTACAAGCAGGCGGCCGCCAGTGAGAAGGCCGACGCGGACGGTGACACCGAGTCCTCGGCGTACGCCAAGTACAAGCGGTACAAGAAGCGGGCGGCGGAGGCGCTCGGTGCCGCCGAGCGGGTCGAGACCGGACAGTCCGGGCCACTGCCGGGGTCCGGCGGGCACCCGGGTGCCCGGCACGCCGCCGTCGAGCGTGCCGCCGACGCGGCGGCCGCACCGCAGCCCGCCGACGGCAAGACATCCCGGATCGCCGCCGTCAAGAAGAACGGCAAGCCGCTCACCCTGCGCTTCGTGCTCCCCGACGGCGCCGGTTCCGAGCAGCTGCGCACCGTCGGACGGCGGATCGCCTCGATGCTCGGCAAGATCGGCGTCCAGACGTCCCTCCAGCGGGTCTCCGACGCCAGCTACTTCCAGGACCACATCGCCTCCGGCGACTACGACCTGGCGCTGTACTCCTGGCCCGGCACCGCCTACCCGGCGACCGACGCCCGCCCGATCTACGCCAAGCCGCAGCCCGCGCCCGACGGCTCGCTGACCGTCGAGCAGAACTACACCCGGGTCGGCACCGACCACATCGACCAGCTCTTCGACCAGGCCGCCTCCGAGCTGGACGAGGGCGCCTCGCACACGCTGATGGCGCAGGCCGACGCCCGGATCTGGGCGGCCGCCGGGTCGATTCCGCTCTACCAGCGGCCCGAGCTGGTGGCGACGAAGAAGTCGCTTGCCAATGTCGGTGCCTTCGGCTTCGCCACACCCCGCTTCCAGGACATCGGTTACCGGAAGTAG
- the typA gene encoding translational GTPase TypA, with product MPTRHDIRNVAIVAHVDHGKTTLVDAMLKQAGSFAEHAAEKLDDRMMDSNDLEREKGITILAKNTAVKYHPKDGGDPITINIIDTPGHADFGGEVERGLSMVDAVVLLVDASEGPLPQTRFVLRKALAARMPVILCINKTDRPDSRIDEVVNETYDLFLDLDADEDQIEFPIVYACARDGVASLTKPEDGTVPADSTNLEPFFTTLLDSVPAPQYDADAPLQAHVTNLDADNFLGRIALLRVEQGELAKGQSVAWIKRDGTIANVRITELMMTEALTRKPAEKAGPGDICAVAGIPDIMIGETLADPENPIALPLITVDEPAISMTIGTNTSPLVGRGGTGKGADAKAAVKDRKVTARQVKDRLERELIGNVSLRVLETERPDAWEVQGRGELALAILVEQMRREGFEMTIGKPQVVTKQVDGKTYEPVERMTIDVPEEHMGAVTQLMGVRKGRMDNMSNHGSGWVRMEFVVPSRGLIGFRTEFLTNTRGTGIAHSIHEGHEPWFGTLTTRNNGSLVADRAGAVTAFAMTNLQERGVLFTEPGTEVYEGMIVGENSRADDMDVNITKEKKLTNMRSSSADSFEAIVPPRKLSLEQSLEFCRDDECVEVTPEAVRIRKVVLDQKERGRTASRAKR from the coding sequence ATGCCCACCCGCCACGACATTCGTAACGTCGCCATCGTCGCCCACGTCGACCACGGGAAGACCACCCTCGTCGACGCCATGCTCAAGCAGGCCGGTTCGTTCGCCGAACACGCCGCCGAGAAGCTCGACGACCGGATGATGGACTCCAACGACCTGGAGCGTGAGAAGGGCATCACGATCCTCGCCAAGAACACGGCGGTGAAGTATCACCCCAAGGACGGCGGGGACCCGATCACGATCAACATCATCGACACCCCCGGCCACGCCGACTTCGGTGGCGAGGTCGAGCGCGGTCTGTCGATGGTCGACGCGGTCGTCCTGCTGGTCGACGCCTCCGAGGGTCCGCTGCCGCAGACCCGCTTCGTGCTCCGCAAGGCCCTCGCGGCCCGGATGCCGGTCATCCTGTGCATCAACAAGACCGACCGCCCCGACTCCCGGATCGACGAGGTCGTCAACGAGACCTACGACCTGTTCCTGGACCTGGACGCGGACGAGGACCAGATCGAATTCCCGATCGTCTACGCCTGCGCCCGTGACGGCGTGGCCTCGCTGACCAAGCCGGAGGACGGCACCGTCCCGGCCGACAGCACCAACCTGGAGCCGTTCTTCACCACGCTCCTGGACTCCGTCCCGGCCCCGCAGTACGACGCGGACGCCCCCCTCCAGGCGCACGTCACCAACCTGGACGCGGACAACTTCCTCGGCCGTATCGCGCTGCTCCGCGTCGAGCAGGGTGAGCTGGCCAAGGGCCAGAGCGTCGCGTGGATCAAGCGGGACGGCACCATCGCCAACGTCCGCATCACCGAGCTGATGATGACCGAGGCGCTCACCCGCAAGCCCGCCGAGAAGGCCGGCCCGGGCGACATCTGCGCGGTCGCCGGTATCCCCGACATCATGATCGGCGAGACCCTCGCCGACCCGGAGAACCCGATCGCGCTGCCGCTGATCACGGTCGACGAGCCGGCGATCTCCATGACCATCGGTACCAACACCTCGCCGCTGGTCGGCCGGGGCGGCACCGGTAAGGGCGCGGACGCCAAGGCCGCGGTCAAGGACCGCAAGGTCACCGCCCGCCAGGTCAAGGACCGCCTGGAGCGCGAGCTGATCGGTAACGTCTCGCTGCGCGTCCTGGAGACCGAGCGCCCCGACGCCTGGGAGGTGCAGGGCCGCGGTGAGCTGGCGCTGGCCATCCTGGTCGAGCAGATGCGCCGGGAGGGCTTCGAGATGACCATCGGCAAGCCGCAGGTGGTCACCAAGCAGGTCGACGGCAAGACGTACGAGCCCGTCGAGCGCATGACCATCGACGTGCCCGAGGAGCACATGGGCGCCGTCACCCAGCTGATGGGTGTCCGCAAGGGCCGGATGGACAACATGTCCAACCACGGCTCCGGCTGGGTCCGCATGGAGTTCGTCGTCCCGTCCCGTGGCCTGATCGGCTTCCGTACGGAGTTCCTGACCAACACCCGCGGCACCGGTATCGCGCACTCGATCCACGAGGGCCACGAGCCGTGGTTCGGCACGCTGACCACCCGTAACAACGGCTCCCTGGTCGCCGACCGCGCCGGTGCCGTCACCGCCTTCGCGATGACGAACCTCCAGGAGCGCGGTGTGCTGTTCACCGAGCCCGGCACCGAGGTGTACGAGGGCATGATCGTCGGCGAGAACTCCCGCGCCGACGACATGGACGTGAACATCACCAAGGAGAAGAAGCTCACCAACATGCGCTCCTCCTCGGCCGACTCGTTCGAGGCGATCGTGCCGCCGCGCAAGCTGTCGCTGGAGCAGTCCCTGGAGTTCTGCCGCGACGACGAGTGCGTCGAGGTGACCCCGGAGGCCGTGCGTATCCGCAAGGTCGTCCTGGACCAGAAGGAGCGCGGCCGCACGGCTTCCCGCGCGAAGCGGTAA